The Candidatus Methylomirabilota bacterium genomic sequence GCGGCCGGAGACGAAGCTGGGCGACACCGGCCTGGCCGTGCACCCCAAGGACAAGCGCTACGCGCATCTGGTCGGCCAGACGCTCGAGGTCCCGTCCGTGGACGGCACGGTCTCGGTGACGGTGGTCGCGGACGACGCCGTCGATCCGAAGTTCGGCACCGGCGTGATCAAGGTGACGCCCGGGCACGACCCTGTGGACTTCGAGATCGGCCGCCGCCACCACCTCCCCGTCAAGACGGTCATCGGCTTCGACGGACGGATGACCGCCGAGGCGGGCCGCTACGCGGGCCTGGACCGCTTCGAGTGCCGCAAGCGCATCGTCGAGGACATGAAGGCCCTCGGCCTGATCGAGCGGATCGAGCCCTACCGGCACGCGGTCGGCGTCTGCTACCGCTGCAAGACGGTGGTCGAGCCGCTCGTCTCCAAGCAGTGGTACCTGCAGGTGAAGCCGCTCGCCGAGGCCGCGATCAAGGCGGTGCGCGAGGGACGCGTCAAGATCTTGCCGCGCAGCTGGACGAAGACCTACTACCACTGGATGGAGAACATCCGGCCCTGGTGCATCTCGCGCCAGCTCTGGTGGGGGCACCGGATCCCCGCGTGGCACTGCGACGCCGACGGCTCGATCCACGTGTCGCGCGACGACCTGACGTCGTGTCCGACCTGCGGCGGGCCCCTCCGGCAGGACCCCGACACGCTCGACACCTGGTTCTCCTCCGGCCTCTGGCCCTTCTCGACCATGGGCTGGCCCGACGTCACCGCCGACCTCCGGACCTACTATCCGACCTCGGTCCTCATCACGGGACCCGACATCCTCTTTTTCTGGGTCGCGCGGATGGCGATGCTCGGCATCCACTTCATGCAGGAGGTGCCCTTCCGCGACGTGTACCTCCACGCGATCGTGCGCGACGCCGAGGGCCAGAAGATGTCGAAGTCCAGGGGGAACGTCGCCGACCCGCTCGAGGTGATGGCGAAGTACGGCACCGACGCCTTCCGCTTCACGCTCGTGGCGCTCGCGGCCCAGGGCCGCGACATCCGGATCTCCGAGGAGCGCATCGAGGGCTACCGGAACTTCGCCAACAAGATCTGGAACGCCGCGCGCCTCGTGCTGTCGAACCTGGAGGGTTTCGACGCGGCGCTGGCCCGGAAGACCCCGCCGGCGCTGGCCGACGCGTGGATCGAGAGCCGGCTGGCGGCGACCATCGCGGAGGCGCGGGCCGCGCTCCGGCGCTACCGGTTCAACGACGCCGCGTCGGCGATCTACCGCTTTCTCTGGCACGAGTTCTGCGACTGGTACCTCGAGATCGCCAAGCTCTCGCTCTACCGTCCCGAGAGCCCGGGGCGGCGCGCGCGGACCCAGGCGACGCTCGTTCGGGTGCTCGAGACGACGCTCCGCCTTCTGCACCCGTTCATGCCGTTCATCACCGAGGAGATCTGGCAGCGGCTCCCGCACAAGGGCGACTCGATCATGATCGCGCCGTATCCGCGGGTGGGAGGGAAGCAGCGCGACGCCCACGCCGAGCGCGCGATGACCGCGGTCATGGACCTCGTCACCGCGCTGCGCAACATCCGCGGCGAGATGCGGATCGCGCCCGGCGTCACGCTGACCGCGACGCTCCGTCCGAGCCGGGACGCGGCGGGGCTGTTCACCGCGAACGGCGCGCTCGTCGAGCCGCTGGCGCGGGTCCGGCTGACCGTCGATGCGCGCGCGACACGACCGCGGAGCTCGGCGATGGCCGTCCTCGGCGGGTCGGAGCTCTACGTGGACCTGGCGGGGGTGGTGGATCTCGCGGCCGAGCGCCAGCGGCTCCAGAAGGAGATCCGCAAAGTGGAGGAGACGGTCACGTTCCTCACGGCGAAGCTCGGCAGGCCCGAGTTCGTCGAGCGCGCGCCGGAAGAGGTCGTCGAGCGCGAGCGCGAGCGCCTCGCGGAGCAGGAGACCCTCCGCGCCAAGCTCACCGCGAGCCTGGGCTGGCTTGATGACGGCGCCCGCTAGGCCGTCGCCGCGCGTGGTCCGCCTCGCGACCGTCGAGTCGACGCAGGCGGTCGCCTGGCGGCTCGCCGCCGAGGGCAGCCCGGACCGCACCGTCGTCGTCGCCGACCACCAGTCGGCGGGCCGTGGCCGGCGGGGCCGCGCCTGGACCGCCGCGCCCGGGACGAGCCTGCTCGCGTCGATCCTCGTCCGCCCTCGCGCGCCGCTCGCGCTGTGGCCGGCGTTCTCGCCGACCACGGCGGTGGCGACCGCCGAGGCGCTGAGCCGAATCACGGGCCTCCGGCCGAGGCTCAAGTGGCCGAACGACGTCCTGGCGGGCGGGCGCAAGCTCGGCGGCATCCTCGTCGAGTCGCGCGGAGGCTCGGGCGACCCCGTCCTCATCGTCGGCGTCGGCATCAACCTCGCCCAGCGCGGGTTCCCGCTCGAGCTGGGGGGCGGCGCCACCTCGGTGGCGCTCGAGACGGGACAGGCACCCGGCCGCGACGCGGTCCTGGCCGCGCTGCTCGACGAGTTCGACGCGTGGCGCGCGCGCCTCGAGGCCGAGGGCTTCAAGCCCGTGCGCGAGCGCTGGCTCGCCCTCGCCGAGACGATCGGCCAGACGGTCACGATCGAGGGCGTCACGGGACTCGCGGTCGGCCTCGACGCCGACGGGGCGCTGCTCGTGGAGGACGCGGGAGGCATCCGGCGGGTCGTCGCGGGGGCGATCGAGAGCTCCGCGCGGGGATCGCGCGGGAGGAGGGTCACCGATGCTCCTCGTCGCTGACGTGGGCAACACCAACACCAAGATCGGCGTCTTCGACGGCGAGCGGCTCCTCGCGTCCTGGCGGCTGACGAGCCGGCGCGAGCAGACCGCCGACGAATACGGGATCCTCTTCGAGACGCTGCTCCGGACGCGCGGCATCCAGCCGTCCGTCCTCCAGGGCGTCGCGATCTCGAACGTCGTGCCGCCGGTGCAGCAGACGCTCGAGTGGATGTGCGAGACGTACTT encodes the following:
- a CDS encoding valine--tRNA ligase; amino-acid sequence: MEPRASLSPQAPISDRYEPAEVEKRWYPVWEERGYFRADPGAPGKPFSIVMPPPNVTGALHWGHALDNTLQDVLARMKRMDGCNTLWLPGTDHASIAVHMVLDRQLAAEGKTKEDLGREAFLARAWKWKEEAGGTITRQLRRLGASCDWTRERFTMDPGLARAVREAFVRLWEEGLIYRDDYIVNWCPRCQTVLSDIEVEREERDDEFVYIKYGPVTLGTVRPETKLGDTGLAVHPKDKRYAHLVGQTLEVPSVDGTVSVTVVADDAVDPKFGTGVIKVTPGHDPVDFEIGRRHHLPVKTVIGFDGRMTAEAGRYAGLDRFECRKRIVEDMKALGLIERIEPYRHAVGVCYRCKTVVEPLVSKQWYLQVKPLAEAAIKAVREGRVKILPRSWTKTYYHWMENIRPWCISRQLWWGHRIPAWHCDADGSIHVSRDDLTSCPTCGGPLRQDPDTLDTWFSSGLWPFSTMGWPDVTADLRTYYPTSVLITGPDILFFWVARMAMLGIHFMQEVPFRDVYLHAIVRDAEGQKMSKSRGNVADPLEVMAKYGTDAFRFTLVALAAQGRDIRISEERIEGYRNFANKIWNAARLVLSNLEGFDAALARKTPPALADAWIESRLAATIAEARAALRRYRFNDAASAIYRFLWHEFCDWYLEIAKLSLYRPESPGRRARTQATLVRVLETTLRLLHPFMPFITEEIWQRLPHKGDSIMIAPYPRVGGKQRDAHAERAMTAVMDLVTALRNIRGEMRIAPGVTLTATLRPSRDAAGLFTANGALVEPLARVRLTVDARATRPRSSAMAVLGGSELYVDLAGVVDLAAERQRLQKEIRKVEETVTFLTAKLGRPEFVERAPEEVVERERERLAEQETLRAKLTASLGWLDDGAR
- a CDS encoding biotin--[acetyl-CoA-carboxylase] ligase — encoded protein: MVRLATVESTQAVAWRLAAEGSPDRTVVVADHQSAGRGRRGRAWTAAPGTSLLASILVRPRAPLALWPAFSPTTAVATAEALSRITGLRPRLKWPNDVLAGGRKLGGILVESRGGSGDPVLIVGVGINLAQRGFPLELGGGATSVALETGQAPGRDAVLAALLDEFDAWRARLEAEGFKPVRERWLALAETIGQTVTIEGVTGLAVGLDADGALLVEDAGGIRRVVAGAIESSARGSRGRRVTDAPRR